From the Theileria equi strain WA chromosome 4 map unlocalized gcontig_1105316255041, whole genome shotgun sequence genome, one window contains:
- a CDS encoding hypothetical protein (encoded by transcript BEWA_048080A) translates to MSNEGVTINISKDETTTNGDSHGQHFYTEDGERVIVHDSYPSDIGNFYKVIHTPDGGKHIDKIKQNDTDLTGFNADLDKYPNVAVYFFLEERSEGPGTPLIIQFGDKDIYYVYDQKDNWKKAEGINSTTLANDLLKQRCKRNKTHKIELSRQFQYNCPICEAQIEVERQQVYTKYSLYKQYIAEEDHFSVSSFVIGNTPQTGITLPKEIENLYVYFHPSENGSPLIIYVPPEDDDELSNKGTFWKKSYRKGTIWEREEKDISPSNPSEDPKIVEIIGKIPETPPKSDRQTSGVSPEAIAGISCGVLGSGAAISVGIWRGPAIVSALKAAL, encoded by the coding sequence ATGAGTAATGAGGGTGTAACCATAAACATATCTAAAGATGAAACTACGACTAATGGTGATTCGCATGGGCAACATTTCTATACCGAAGATGGAGAAAGGGTCATAGTTCATGATAGTTACCCAAGTGATATAGGTAACTTCTACAAGGTAATTCACACTCCAGACGGTGGAAAACATATTGACAAGATAAAACAGAATGATACTGATCTTACCGGCTTCAATGCTGATTTGGACAAGTACCCAAATGTAGCTGTATACTTTTTTCTTGAGGAGAGATCTGAGGGTCCTGGAACTCCATTGATAATCCAATTTGGAGACAAAGATATATATTATGTATATGACCAAAAGGACAATTGGAAAAAAGCTGAAGGGATAAATTCTACAACACTTGCAAATGACCTCCTTAAGCAAAGATGTAAGAGAAATAAAACTCATAAAATAGAGCTTTCCAGACAATTTCAGTATAATTGTCCCATTTGTGAAGCCCAAATTGAAGTTGAAAGGCAACAGGTATATACAAAGTATAGTCTATACAAACAGTATATTGCGGAAGAGGATCATTTTTCGGTTTCCTCATTTGTTATTGGAAATACTCCCCAGACAGGTATTACCCTCCCAAAAGAAATAGAAAACTTGTATGTATACTTTCATCCCAGCGAAAATGGATCTCCTCTTATTATTTACGTACCTCCGGAGGATGATGATGAACTTTCCAATAAAGGTACATTTTGGAAGAAATCTTATAGGAAAGGCACTATTTGGGAAAGggaagaaaaggatatttCACCATCTAATCCGTCTGAGGACCCTAAAATTGTAGAAATAATTGGTAAAATCCCGGAAACTCCTCCAAAATCAGACCGACAAACTTCTGGAGTTTCCCCTGAAGCTATAGCGGGAATATCTTGTGGAGTACTAGGAAGTGGAGCTGCCATTAGTGTTGGAATCTGGAGGGGTCCTGCTATAGTTTCAGCACTGAAGGCCGCATTATGA
- a CDS encoding hypothetical protein (encoded by transcript BEWA_048090A), whose translation MTLDVSKPPDLSKFSVINYGTPELPQIMYSPLGTLTISRVVNGPQMIWKQEKRSEKCSYFVLFKVYDDPKLAFALIEYGKTNFSLHYECLNEVWKQITFSRYDRLLEKMILRRVLDLTNVEHRLIISHRYHPFGIEAYIYVPGDCCDIFKVVDGESPIWEAKSFDENCEYTVSHGPKNQPKLVEIFVRDNVNYERFYYVKGADGWTQVRKNLFFEKLDELDGNVGTRL comes from the coding sequence ATGACGTTGGATGTCTCAAAACCGCCAGACTTGAGCAAATTTTCAGTCATAAATTATGGAACTCCAGAACTTCCTCAGATTATGTATAGTCCTCTAGGAACTTTAACTATATCTAGAGTGGTAAATGGGCCTCAAATGATTTGGAAACAGGAAAAGAGGAGTGAGAAGTGTTCTTATTTTGTCCTCTTTAAGGTTTACGATGACCCAAAATTGGCATTTGCACTTATAGAATACGGAAAAACGAACTTTAGTCTTCATTACGAATGTTTGAACGAAGTTTGGAAACAAATTACATTTTCAAGGTACGATAgacttttggaaaaaatgaTCCTACGACGCGTGCTGGATTTGACAAACGTTGAACACAGACTAATCATCTCGCACAGGTACCATCCATTTGGAATTGAGGCGTATATTTACGTACCTGGCGACTGCTGtgatattttcaaagttGTGGACGGCGAGTCTCCCATTTGGGAAGCCAAATCATTTGACGAAAATTGCGAATACACCGTATCTCATGGACCAAAGAACCAGCCGAAATTGGTGGAAATATTCGTTAGGGATAATGTTAATTATGAGAGATTCTACTACGTCAAGGGAGCCGACGGATGGACCCAGGTGAGAAAGAATCTCTTTTTCGAGAAACTTGATGAACTCGATGGCAACGTTGGAACAAGGCTTTAG
- a CDS encoding conserved hypothetical protein (encoded by transcript BEWA_048100A) — MLHSLVSGIVACYSQMYIAHAIGRTVDIASPELISACKSAPTDCKEIQQHLCIMSHSFSITRVLNSGNLIWESQSHGEACIYYTVYQFYGQNYLGYLKIRNGLFSHYVHYRINGEEWREIAFEEYVLTFSRMRTERIFDVGFPEDHIVRTTEYTPFGTPAFIYNPYETYKIVKVQDGIVNIWESNSACVNCEYVVVHKARGEPRMVHMFVKDGDTYDILYFDRIGTKWIGIQKADFYAKLGELDGEITRL, encoded by the coding sequence ATGCTCCATTCACTCGTCAGTGGAATAGTCGCCTGCTATTCACAGATGTATATTGCTCACGCGATTGGGAGAACAGTGGATATTGCCTCGCCTGAACTAAtttctgcatgcaaatcTGCTCCAACGGACTGTAAGGAGATTCAACAGCATTTGTGCATCATGTCCCATAGCTTCTCAATCACTCGTGTTTTAAACTCTGGAAACTTGATATGGGAATCTCAAAGTCACGGTGAAGCCTGCATATACTACACTGTCTATCAGTTTTACGGCCAGAACTATCTCGGGTACCTCAAAATCCGGAACGGTCTCTTCTCCCACTACGTGCATTACAGGATAAACGGAGAGGAGTGGAGAGAGATTGCATTTGAAGAATACGTTTTGACCTTTTCCAGGATGCGGACTGAGCGCATCTTTGACGTTGGATTTCCTGAGGATCACATTGTGAGAACGACGGAATACACTCCATTTGGAACTCCTGCATTCATTTATAACCCGTACGAAACGTACAAGATCGTCAAGGTCCAGGACGGCATTGTGAACATTTGGGAGTCAAACTCTGCATGCGTAAACTGCGAGTATGTGGTTGTCCACAAGGCACGGGGAGAGCCCAGGATGGTACACATGTTTGTCAAGGACGGAGATACCTATGACATTCTCTATTTTGACAGAATTGGAACGAAGTGGATTGGCATCCAAAAGGCCGATTTTTACGCGAAACTCGGTGAACTGGATGGTGAAATTACGAGGCTGTAA
- a CDS encoding conserved hypothetical protein (encoded by transcript BEWA_048110A) — MGNICCFGRYNIYKKQLEAIEAQVIDNITPYVPIDALGLDEDDDINDLDKFNQAFEEGNIAKLVEFCASTLEIEKLDRRLHPWAANPRTIGALSATQLAIYASKEYEPEYKEEIRAAGGIEVLVDMLHSEEEDRVHAAVVALSFLSTGNLKCCSEMYEHDAFPPLIKGMRSKIDEMRAACAQICRNIYQMDLDYRRDFMKLGGLVNLVLLLEPDPEDKECLTQIEAIYHIEDFMMEGAEEVPDLVTCVKASGALAKLQVLEKSSNNELSMAAKGISIRLVD; from the exons ATGGGCAACATTTGCTGCTTTGGGAGATAC AATATATACAAGAAGCAGTTGGAGGCGATCGAGGCTCAGGTAATAGACAACATCACTCCGTATGTGCCGATTGATGCTCTTGGACTCGATGAAGACGACGATATAAATGACTTGGACAAGTTCAACCAGGCATTTGAAGAGGGCAATATAGCAAAGTTGGTGGAATTTTGCGCATCCACACTTGAG ATTGAAAAGCTGGATCGTAGATTGCACCCATGGGCTGCAAATCCAAGGACGATTGGTGCTCTTTCGGCCACCCAGTTGGCCATTTATGCCAGCAAGGAGTATGAGCCAGAGTATAAGGAAGAAATCAGAGCGGCGGGAGGAATTGAAGTTTTGGTGGATATGCTCCATAGTGAGGAAGAGGATCGCGTGCATGCAGCTGTTGTTGCTCTCTCCTTTTTGTCCACAGGAAACCTAAAGTGTTGTTCTGAAATGTACGAACACGATGCATTCCCGCCGTTGATCAAGGGGATGAGGTCAAAGATTGATGAGATGAGGGCCGCTTGTGCACAAATTTGCCGCAATATTTACCAAATGG ACTTGGATTATCGCAGAGATTTTATGAAGCTAGGTGGACTCGTGAATTTGGTCCTTTTGCTTGAGCCTGATCCTGAGGATAAAGAGTGCCTTACCCAAATTGAAGCCATTTATCATATTGAAGATTTCATGATG GAGGGGGCCGAAGAGGTACCAGATCTTGTCACTTGCGTAAAGGCATCTGGAGCTCTCGCCAAGCTGCAGgttttggaaaag AGCTCAAACAATGAACTTTCAATGGCCGCCAAGGGAATTAGTATAAGACTTGTAGACTAG
- a CDS encoding haloacid dehalogenase-like hydrolase family member protein (encoded by transcript BEWA_048120A) encodes MEICDTHSPMANLSQFLKPEELPKYFGIDVDGTLYTKNVEGFERNVKAITQIRKRGYIPFICTGRSRKTSFNLFGPDFVEKTGYRGYPGVYKNGAVVYDEKGDILSLCAFSEDFLTKFSNFLTENKCADKVIFFTEDYEHSLADVCPEWRENLISINRNIPKTLTFEELLKKNVVMIKYAYFKLDLPDLKEGIDYIERADQDHTRDLCPPGVTKASALSTLINHYGLSPKDCGFIGDCYNDVECLRICSPSFAVANAKDVAKRSAQWVLDKTCDQGAVAEALQLTYGPL; translated from the exons atggaaatttgTGATACACATTCACCAATGGCCAATTTATCGCAGTTTTTAAAGCCAGAAGAGCTCCCAAAGTATTTTGGAATCGATGTAGATGGAACTCTTTACACAAAGAATGTCGAAGGATTTGAAAGGAATGTAAAGGCCATAACACAAATCAGGAAGAGAGGCtacattccattcatttGTACAG GGCGATCAAGGAAAACATCATTTAATCTCTTTGGACCAGACTTTGTGGAAAAGACTGGGTACAGGGGCTACCCTGGAGTCTACAAAAACGGTGCTGTTGtttatgatgaaaaggGTGATATCCTAAGTCTTTGTGCCTTTTCTGAGGATTTTCTGACAAAATTCTCCAACTTTCTCACGGAAAACAAATGCGCAGATAAAGTAATATTCTTTACAGAAGACTATGAGCATTCACTCGCTGATGTTTGTCCAGAGTGGAGAGAAAATCTCATTTCAATAAATCGCAACATACCAAAAACTCTGACTTTTGAAGAGCTCCTCAAGAAGAATGTCGTCATGATCAAGTACGCTTATTTTAAACTAGACCTCCCAGATTTAAAAGAGGGTATTGACTATATTGAAAGGGCAGATCAAGACCATACTCGCGATTTATGCCCTCCAGGAGTCACAAAGGCGAGTGCTCTATCCACTCTTATAAACCACTATGGTCTCTCTCCAAAAGATTGTGGATTCATAGGTGACTGTTACAATGATGTAGAATGTCTTAGGATATGTAGTCCATCATTTGCAGTTGCAAATGCCAAGGACGTAGCCAAAAGGAGTGCCCAGTGGGTACTAGACAAAACCTGTGACCAAGGAGCAGTTGCAGAGGCCCTTCAACTCACATATGGGCCTCTATAA